The window TGGTTCAAAATTCGCCAACCAAAGTGGGCGGGTGGTTTGGAATTCTATTCTTCCCACCATCATAACAATACccttctctttaaattgatGGCACCTCAACACCGATCACAATCAGTTATGGGCCAAAATTTTACGAACTAAATATTTTCCTTCTCAAGACATGCTCTCGTGTAACCCCTTCTTTTAGTAGAGGATCTTTGATGTACAATAGAATCAGAACTATTCTTCCGGAGCTCCGTGAATTTTTATGTTGGGAAAAAAGGTATGAATATttggagagataagtgaatacCACCCAATCCTTCTTTCAATGTGCCTCCATCTGTTACTCCACACTTGGCTTTTAAAACTATTAATGAACTCATAATTAATCAATCTTGGAACCACACATTGATTGGAACATTGTGAAAGAGCAGTCTCAATAGTATGCTTGAAGAGGACTCGAATCGAGTTAAACAAGAACAAAAGGAGTGACCTCTTCCCCTAACACTCGATTCACCTTGAACTGAGTGACTTTTCATTCTTTTTAGTTCATGGGAAGACTAAGACTGTCTTTGGCATGTATTCTTAAGTTGATTTTGTATTATTAaacgataaaaacaattatttttatctatctaagaatgtgaaatcaacctagaatgtattctaagaatgcattccaaacacaacctaagacGAATCCGTCTTAGGGATATTACGTGGAATTTTCTTCTACTTAGAATACGATAGGGAGATAGGAGGGAAGATAAAAGAAAGTTATATGATCAACTGTTCATGGGGAACACTATATATGACCAATCTAtgaaaaattatcctctcaggttcttaCCTGGTACAGTTCTctaatgcctctaataagggatcaggatcgtctctcAGAAGCCGAGCCCAAAATGCTACCAaagggcatccagcggttgaatTGTGCAGCATACATCTCAACGCATGCCAAGGGATGTGTCCGGTACAGCCCAATGATTGGTAACAACATGAACTTAagagtaagggtgttaaacgatCCGATTTCGATTAAATGATTCGGTTCAATTCGATTTTAACTGCTTGAGAATAGAAACCGTAACCAGACCATTAGACGATACGAATCAATGGCTTTCCTGAAACTAAGGTTTTATAATTAGTTTTAATTAAATTATACAatttgaaaccgttggattaatcgaTCTTAACCGAACTGAAccgattaaataaataatatcatttctaaaaccacaatcggaccatttaactaaacgacCTACCGATTTCAGTTTAAACAGGTTCGATTTGATTTCGGTAAACGATTTCAGTTTAGTTTTTGATACCTGAGAGGATATAGATCCCCAATCTatgtcatatttttttaataattaaaatatcaaATTATCCTTTCATACGAAGGAGATGATAAATGCATGAAGATTTCCATCTATTAATTAACCACCATAAAtaccccctcccctttttttttcattagatCTATGGATGGATGAACCCTTCAAAATGGATCAAGTAAAAGTTTCTCCAGAGATTTATGACCCTCCATCTCACCGTTGATGAGGATAAAGTCTGTTTAAAATAGACCTGTATCCGATTTGTAAAAAGAAAGTTTAGAAAGATGAACACCAGATGCAACAGCCATGACTAGTGTTTCATTTCTTCTCATAAATGTACACATAGTTAAaacccagaaagaaaaaaaaaacagtgcgATACAGATTCCATTATTATTAcatagaaagaaagagaaagagaagttaGGATTTGGAAAGCGAAATTAAAAGGAGTTTAAAAAGTTTAGATGAGGTCAGAGAAGCTAGGCAGCTTGAGCTCTCCCTTGGCGGTAAGAGGGATAGTAAAATTACCAATGATGGGCAAGTCGACGGTGAGATCCAAAACTAGCACATAATCAATGTCCCAATCCTTAGCTAAATCCCTAGCCAAACTCAACAGTATCGAGTACGGCACCTTCACCGGCACCTCCAGCAACGTCGTATCGTTCCCCTTCAACGATCCCGGATCCGGCATCTTCCCCGACGCTATCTCTCTGCTCttacaagaaaacaaaacaaaataatgagCTGAGAAATTAAGaggaaataaaacaaacaagaGAAGTGATCATTAGAAATGAAGCAATTAAGCAGTAGATCGAAatagtactactactactactactactactactactactactactgactGACCTGTTAGCGCTCTTGAGAGTGTAAGAGATCTCGCAAATTGGTATGGAGGTACTGTACGGGTTGCTTACTGAGATCTTCGCATTGACAATGGCGGAATCACGGGTAACGCTCTTGAAACTAACGTCGGTGACTGTTGCTTCTGGTTTCTTTATATTTCCAATTTTCTCTGCTACGAAATTCTTCGCCTTATCCAAAAACTGTGCCATTCTTTTTTTGcaagattttcttcttcttgactaTCTACTTTAAGATCGATGAACTATGATAAACGATAATAATACTTGAGTTCAGTTCAGTTTAAAGATTTGATCTTATCAaaattctatatatatatatatatatagagagagagagagagagagagaggtgatctgataaagaaagagaaaaagaaaaagaaggtaaCGCGTGATGAGGTGGTCTCGTAGTTCCTCTGGGATGGAAGACGCGTGGGATAGGAATCGTACGTGTTGCACTTGGAGAATGGTCCGTGTCTTTGAAGTTTGAATCGCCAACCGACTACAGAGGGTCTGTTTGGTCTTTATCTACTCACCGTCAAAGCATTTTGAACCGTCCGATTAGTCCAGTTAGGAATTTTACATTTGGATAATTTAAATAGAGATTAGTGGTTTTTACTTGTTTAGATAAGTGACCGTTGCTCGCCAAACCCAATGGGAGTTAATCGGAGACATCATATTGTGATCTAGCCTCTCTGTGTATAATCTCAAACGTCTGATTAGCATTATTCTTGACATCTGAAACGCAGGTACTAGGGATCGGGTGACCCAGGACCCAGGACCCAGGACCCGGAATAGGTATCAACCCATATGAGCCGTTTCGAAGGTTTTTATCCTTAAATATatctttttttaatagaaaaatccATATCCATGCCGTATCATTCATATTGGTAACGACCGATACAGATCGGCCGATACAAATTCCACAAACCCTGTAGCATTAGCTCAAACTAAGATGGGTCCCAACTATTGCAATTAGTAAAACGTTGACGCACAGCCatgttgtctttttttttttttttccgttaaaaaaaaaggataaattaatGCATGATAATATTAAAGCTGGTTTAGGAATaactctgatacatgataaactaCGAGAAATTTATTTGAGGCGACAGGGTTACGTGCAACAAAAGCCTTGAAATACTCCAATACGAGGGAGTAATCTGATTCAGATTGAACGAAGTTAAAAAGCCATAAGAAAAATAGTGAGGTATGACATGCATGGCTTAGGTTTTATATCAtatatgacttcaaatagagatAATTGGACAGCAAGGATAGTCGACCCCATTAATTGAGATAAGACTATGTTGTTGTCGTTGTTCGAATTTCTTTACAACCAATCATAGGAAGCACAGCATCCGAAATTTACCATATGGCGATAGCCAGCTGGCAATTACTTGTTTAACTATTACACATATTCTGGCAACAACTGAAATTGGTTACCTGACAAGAACACTAACTAGGGAAAAATGTGACAAGCATAAAGTCTTAAAACTAATATATCATATGATATGCCTGGTTTTATACACACAAGCCATTGGAAGTTGTGGAGATACATTTCTCTCAATTGAAAATTGGTGATGGGATCCAGCACCATTGATGCAAATCCAagcatccgcaagaagaagaagaagccctaagACCCAGGGCCAAGTGTTAAGAGCCTTAGTTATACATAATTTATTTCActcttagtttattttttacatttcatacttagtttattttacggttaattgtaaacttaaattaaaCCGGATCAGaccatggtccaatttaagtgattaatTCCTATTGGTTGTTAGATTCTTATTTCCTATTGATAGATAGGGGAATCTTTTAAGTTGAGCTTTTAATTAAAATGTCCCAACCCTTCCACAATTTATGTGAGAGAGTGATTCATattgtaataggatttgggccttaggccatattataaattaataaaatcgtGGGAGGTTCCCCCACAATTAAGATTTTAGAAATTAATCTTTGttttgcttgctgcctttgttgttgCTGCCTTACTCCTTTGaaagtgttgccttgtgagtactATCAAGGTGAAgagattggtggatctccaatcgactccttgcgtcttgtagACTAGGAGGATCTTCTGCTCATCTCCTTGTATCTTGTAGATCAGGAGACCTTATCTTCTTCAAGCTATTGCTATTGAAGATATCCAATTACAAGTAATTTAGCGTTTCAACACTCACATTCTCCTTCCaatcctccaacctaagccCTACTTAAAACCCATCAATCCATTTAGACTCTTAACCTCCCACAGCCTTAACCCACCATCAGAATCCACTCAAAATTGGATCTCAGCCCCCTCTCACCACACCCTATACTCGATCTAGCTTGCAGCCCTATTCCTCCATTAAAATCCCAATCCCCCTCACCTccggtaaaaccctaaaacctaccTAGATCAATCCAACCATCATAATTCTCTCAAATCACAACCAAACCACCTTGCTACAGCTCCTAGCACCCGACCAAGAGCTCATCCCTAAATTGCCAtcttaaaccctaaaactcatccatcttatttttctcaaaacccaaaacctaaaaccctaattttctaatttttaaattttcattcaaacatCATTAAACCTTCCCTGTTAGCTTCCTGTAAACCTGCATAGCTCTACTAAATAAGATCCAACCCCATTACCCTTagcctaaccctagttttgacctaattcctcAAACCTACCCCATTCGGCCAGCTGTTTGGAAAGTCCTGGTTACTTGGTCCTATTACACTCTTGtttatctaggactacattaaccaTTGGTTGAAtccacaaaataaaaatctccTAAAGCAAGcaacaaaaatttaaataacCAAAATCAACCAGCTTGAACATACCTCTCATTTGCAATCCCCATTGTTGAAAGAGTGACCAAATACAGGAACATTATTTATGAGGAAAGAgtagaataaaaaattttctgAACCAGCACAAATTCCTTCCAAATATGTAACCTACATTTCTGATCATAAAATTAGTTCGCATGCCATAAAGGAGGATGCTAGTGCAATATGTCATTGTTGTACCtcacaaatgggcattttctgGAGCAAACATAGCCATGTAAACATCAGAAAGGTCATTTAACCAACATTAACAGAATACACTACTTAATACCGACGGACCAGGACAAAATCATCATCTTCGAGAACTTTTACATCTCTATCTCCCACAAAATTCTCACGTCCAAGTTCCTTCACTATATTCACAAATTCCACCCTCCTTGCTCTAGGAAGAGGTAAATAAGGCAGCCGAAACACGGGCCTGACCACACCAAGCTGGGCTAGAGCTGTGTTCAGGCCAATTGGGTTAGGCTCACGAAACAACCACTCAATCAAAGGTATGAGCTTTGAATTCAGCAAAGGGTTCTTTCCCTCAAACAttagctcccgcatcaatcGCGGAACCAAGTTGCTGCTAACAGATATCACTCCAGTGGCCCCATGGCCCCACCTTGCATCATGACACTCATCATCATTGCCACTCCATGCCACGATTCCCTCATCAGTGTACTCTTTGATTCTATTGTTGCCCACACACTCCTTGACACCAGCCATGTTAGCACCCTGTGCAATGGTGCGGATAACAGGAGGAGGAATATCTTGACCAGTCCTGGATGGAACATTGTAGATAATGGTAGGCCCCATGGGAAGAACGGCCTCAAAATGAGCAACCATACCTTCCATGGATGACTTGCCATAATAAGGATTGATGTGAAGGGCAGCATGCATCCCAACAGCAAAACCCTGTTCAGTGGCATGGATTGCTTCTCTTGTTGAGTTGCTTCCAGTGTTTCCAATCACCTTAATCAATCCACCAAAACAATTAACTGTGTGCCCAATGAGCATGATGTGTTCATCCCAGCTCATCAGATGCCCTTCACCTGTTGTGCCACCCACTATCACACCATCGGCACCACTTAAAATCTGCATATGCATCAACGCATCGTAAGCTTCAAGGTCAAATCTGCCATCAGGTAGATATGGAGTCTTAATGGCAGTCATTAATCTAAGTGACTTTATCTCCTCTGCCGATGTCCTGCAATTAAAAGGAACATTATCttgaaacaaaataagaatGAGTAAAACACGAAATAATAATTCATCCAAAGACACAAAAGTAGCAGTGTACAGGACTGGTAAGATTCTTACACTCCAATGTTTAATGAACTTTTATCCTGTTCAATTATCTACATTTTTCTCTATAATAACTTCATCAttcctctctctcattcattTCCTTGTTAATTCTAAATGGCTTTGATCCTCTCATTTGTAATTATTTCCTAAGCaaagctatttaatattttcatCTTCCTTTATATAGAATATTGATGTGCAATATGCTTTTTAGACGTCAATGTACTGGACAACCAACTGCTCCACACTTCACATTGCTGAACACACTAGATTTTTTATTCTACTTTCAAGAGGAAATTCAAGGTTTGTATGGACCATCTAAACAAACATAACATCAAGCAATATAACTTGGCAGACTCAATAAGAGCAAATCAATTGcatcaacatc is drawn from Telopea speciosissima isolate NSW1024214 ecotype Mountain lineage chromosome 1, Tspe_v1, whole genome shotgun sequence and contains these coding sequences:
- the LOC122646734 gene encoding desiccation protectant protein Lea14 homolog; amino-acid sequence: MAQFLDKAKNFVAEKIGNIKKPEATVTDVSFKSVTRDSAIVNAKISVSNPYSTSIPICEISYTLKSANREIASGKMPDPGSLKGNDTTLLEVPVKVPYSILLSLARDLAKDWDIDYVLVLDLTVDLPIIGNFTIPLTAKGELKLPSFSDLI
- the LOC122646707 gene encoding 4-hydroxy-tetrahydrodipicolinate synthase, chloroplastic-like isoform X1 encodes the protein MCSLKSYSACLREATLQLPHFAGTSNRKRRNVRCCSPEAAILQDFHLPMRSLEVKNRTSAEEIKSLRLMTAIKTPYLPDGRFDLEAYDALMHMQILSGADGVIVGGTTGEGHLMSWDEHIMLIGHTVNCFGGLIKVIGNTGSNSTREAIHATEQGFAVGMHAALHINPYYGKSSMEGMVAHFEAVLPMGPTIIYNVPSRTGQDIPPPVIRTIAQGANMAGVKECVGNNRIKEYTDEGIVAWSGNDDECHDARWGHGATGVISVSSNLVPRLMRELMFEGKNPLLNSKLIPLIEWLFREPNPIGLNTALAQLGVVRPVFRLPYLPLPRARRVEFVNIVKELGRENFVGDRDVKVLEDDDFVLVRRY